The genomic region TGGCCTGCTCTTGATTTTGAATTATACCGTCTGTTTTAAATCCGTAGAAGAATGGAAGTGAGTGCCCAACAGCCATAGCCATATTACCAACGGTGTTGTGAAGGCCATCACCGAAAATAAAACCATCAGTGTTGTTTACTTCTGTTACTTTGTTGTCGTTGTAGGCAACATTACCAGTGATAGAGTATTTGAAAGCACCTTCGTTGTTTTGGTAAGTAAGTGCGAGTTCAATACCTTGGTTTCTTACTGTACCTAAGTTGGTGATAGGATCTTCTTGACCTGTGTAATCAGGAACAGGCTTATTTCCTAAAAGGTCTTGTCTCTCTCTCGAATAGATGTCCACATTGGCTAAGAACATATCATTAAATAAACCTAAGTCGATACCAAAGTTAAACTCGGCAGCAGCTTCCCATCTTAAGTCTGGGTTGGCCATTCTAGTGATACCATAACCCGGCATAGGAGTTCCGTTAGGTCCAAGTGGATAAGAAGGAGTTGGTCCAAAAGCAGAAAGGTACCCAAAAGGAGGAATGTTCTCATTACCCACTTTACCCCAAGAACCTCTTACTTTTAAGAAATTGATAGTTTCACTATGCTTTAAGAAATCTTCTTGAGTAAGAATCCATCCAGCTTGTACGGATGGAAAGAAACCAAATTGGTGATTAGGACCAAAATTCGATGATCCATCATAACGCATTGTAGCGCTCAATAGATACTTTTCTTTGTAATCGTAACCTACTCTACCAAAGAATGACATTAATCTATGGTCGTAGAAGCCACCATTTGTTTTTTGTGAATTATCGTCAGAACCGTTTCCGATGTAACCATAGTCCCAACCTGGTAATTGTAGGTTGTTTCTACCGCCCCACATATCAGTACCCGTACTTTGTCGCATGGTCATACCTGCAAGTGCAGAGAACTTATGGTCTTCATTGATTGTCCATTCATACATTGCGGTATTTTCCCATTGCCAAGTACTATATTCTCCCATACTTTGGTTCACAGAACTTGTCGCTACCTGATTTACTGAGTTGTAATACGCTTCAGGTTGGTAACCTCTATTGGCCCAAGAACCGATATCCACACCAAAATCTGTTTTTAATGTTAATCCTTTAACTGCTACAGGTTTTACCTCAACAAAGGCATTACCAATAAACTTATTAGAAATATTATCTTCATAAGTGTTATGTAATCTTGCCATTGGGTTAACAATCTCTCTTAGTTGCTGATCAGAGATACCATAATATGCACCATTTTGCCCTGTTACTGGGTTGTATTGGTTAGGATTATATACTGGTGGAATTTGGTAAGTATCGTATTCGTCATTTTTATCATAGGCATATACTGGAGTCAATGGATCATGTAATAATGCATTCTGAATGGCTCCACCAAATTGTTCATTTTCATTAATACCAGACCTTTCCTCTCTCACAAAAGTGGCATTTACACCTACCTTAACAGATTCAGAAACTTTATGTGATGAGTTTAAACGGAAAGTATATCTTTCAAATTGAGATTTTTCAGGAGCTACAATACCTTCTTGTCCGAAATATCCAAAACTTGCTAGGTAGTTAGATGTTTCTGTTCCCCCAGAAGTAGAGATACTATGGTTTTGGATCGGTGCTGATTGAAAAATTTGATCTTGCCAATTTGTATCGTGCTTAGGGTTGTTGATTTGATCACTAGAAAAAATAGCATCCCCACCAGAATTTATAGATCCTTGGTTATGTAAGGTCATGTATTGTTGAGCGTTCAAAAGTGGAGATTGTCTCCATGCATTTTGAATTCCATAATACCCGTCGTAAGTGACAGTAGACTTACCTGCTTTTCCTTTTTTAGTTGTGATCATAACTACACCATTGGCACCTCTTGAACCATAAATAGCTGAAGAAGCTGCATCCTTTAATACTTCCATCGACTCAATGTCATTTGGATTTAGGAAATTGATGTCGTCCACTTGCATTCCATCGACTACAAATAGAGGGCTGTTATTTCCGTTTGATCCAGTTCCACGAATCCTAATATCTACACCTGCACCTGGTTGTCCAGAAACGTTTGTAACCAGAACACCTGGCGTTCTACCTTGCAAAGACTGAGCTGCGTTGCCGATAGGTGTTTCCGTTATCTCATCTGATTTAACTGATGCAATGGCACCAGTAACTACAGATTTCTTTTGAACACCGTAACCAACAACTACAACTTCTTCTAGTTGTTCGACATCTTCTTCTAGTTGAATTTCAAAATTACTTCTAGATCCGATGTCTATAGTTTGTGTTTTATATCCGATGAACGACACTGCTAATCTTTTGTGTCCTTCTGATATTCTTAAGTTGAATTTTCCATCGAAGTCGGTAATAGATCCGATCTGAGTTCCTTCAATAGATACATTTACTCCCGGTAAAGGCATTTCATCCCTAGTGTCGACAATAGTTCCAGAGATAGTTCTTTCCTGTGCTAATACATTTATTGATGATAGGAGTACCATGGCAATAAATTGCATCAGTAGTATTGGTTTTACTTTCATAAAGTATTCTTGTAAGTGATTATTAGTTTTAGTTACATCTCATTTCAAATTCTGCAGATATTTTTAGCGAGATCGCGATGACACTGCAATGATAGAGAGAATAAGTGTATAAAAGCAATTACTCGAATAACTGTAAATCAAGGGCGTATCAATTAAAAAATAATTTTAAAGATTTGATTTAGAGTTGACTTCATGATTGTAAAAAATGTTACTAAAAAGGATTTATCAGTTAAAAAAAATCCATTCTTAACAAGAATTACGATAAAGGTAGTAAAGTTTTGGGAATTTTAATAAAGTTTATCCTCGAACTAAAGAAAAATTCAGATAAAAGCGGATAGTTCTTAAAATAGCAAAAATAAAGCCACCAAATATCTCTATTTATAGACCCGTTTTTTTGTTTTGAAGTTGTTTCTAGAAAGTGAAAGTTCTTGAATCTTAAAAAAATGTATTATTGGAGGAATCAATCGCTTCAATTTTTCTTTTAATAGAATTGTTATGAATAAATATTCATTTTATAGCTTATTTATACCCAATAATTCTACAACTTTTTCTACTTTTTTTGATGGATAAAAACATCACGATTCAGTCACCTCCTAATTGTTATATTTTTTTACAACATTAACTCAAAATGCATACTACATTTTTACTACATTAACATAAAAATCGCTGTTTTTGATGTTGTTTAAGTACATTTTTCTATAATTTAGCATCACATTACTAAAATTGTTAGGTCTACATTTATTGGATAGTTTTAAATCGTTTGCCGGATTCATTTAGAGAAAGAATAAGTACTACTTTTTATTTCGCTTTAGATCTAATAATAGACGAAACTAACGCAACATATTATTGAAGAAGAGAAATGAATGAAAAAATATCTATTAAAGAAAAAATAGGTTATGCTCTAGGTGATGGAGCAGCAAATATCGCTTGGAGGGGTGTAGCTACTTTTTTGTTAATTTTTTACACTGACGTATTTGGGATTGCACCAGCAGCTGTAGGATTATTAATGTTTTTTGCTCGATCATTTGATGGAGTAAGTGATGTTTTTATGGGTATGGTTGGTGATCAAACAAAATCTAAGTACGGAAAGTTTAGGCCATGGATTTTATGGACGGCCATACCACTAGGAATGATTTTATCACTTCTGTTTACAACTCCTGATTTATCAGACAGCGGTAAACTTATATATGCATACGTAACTTATATATTATTTACTTTAATTTATACGGCTAATAATATCCCATATGGAGCATTAATGGCAGTAATGACGGGTGATGATAAAGAACGTACAAGTATTGGTTCATATAGAATGGTAGGTGCTTTTGCAGGAGGAATGTTGGTTCAAGGTACCTTACTGTATTTAGTGACAACTTTTGGTAATGTGAACCCAACTATCGATATGGTAAGATTGTCTGAAGATACCGCCAAAGTAACTGTTTCTGCGGCTATTGACGTTCCTAATGCCTATATCAAAACCAAAGATGGGATTGCAACTTTTAAGT from Flammeovirga agarivorans harbors:
- a CDS encoding SusC/RagA family TonB-linked outer membrane protein, which translates into the protein MKVKPILLMQFIAMVLLSSINVLAQERTISGTIVDTRDEMPLPGVNVSIEGTQIGSITDFDGKFNLRISEGHKRLAVSFIGYKTQTIDIGSRSNFEIQLEEDVEQLEEVVVVGYGVQKKSVVTGAIASVKSDEITETPIGNAAQSLQGRTPGVLVTNVSGQPGAGVDIRIRGTGSNGNNSPLFVVDGMQVDDINFLNPNDIESMEVLKDAASSAIYGSRGANGVVMITTKKGKAGKSTVTYDGYYGIQNAWRQSPLLNAQQYMTLHNQGSINSGGDAIFSSDQINNPKHDTNWQDQIFQSAPIQNHSISTSGGTETSNYLASFGYFGQEGIVAPEKSQFERYTFRLNSSHKVSESVKVGVNATFVREERSGINENEQFGGAIQNALLHDPLTPVYAYDKNDEYDTYQIPPVYNPNQYNPVTGQNGAYYGISDQQLREIVNPMARLHNTYEDNISNKFIGNAFVEVKPVAVKGLTLKTDFGVDIGSWANRGYQPEAYYNSVNQVATSSVNQSMGEYSTWQWENTAMYEWTINEDHKFSALAGMTMRQSTGTDMWGGRNNLQLPGWDYGYIGNGSDDNSQKTNGGFYDHRLMSFFGRVGYDYKEKYLLSATMRYDGSSNFGPNHQFGFFPSVQAGWILTQEDFLKHSETINFLKVRGSWGKVGNENIPPFGYLSAFGPTPSYPLGPNGTPMPGYGITRMANPDLRWEAAAEFNFGIDLGLFNDMFLANVDIYSRERQDLLGNKPVPDYTGQEDPITNLGTVRNQGIELALTYQNNEGAFKYSITGNVAYNDNKVTEVNNTDGFIFGDGLHNTVGNMAMAVGHSLPFFYGFKTDGIIQNQEQANAYNEMFGTNAKPGDIRYVDTNGDGVIDENDRTDIGTPIHNWTYGITLRAEYKGFDFSMFWQGQAGGKMMNAATRQDLLSDQNYNTRYLNSWTPENGSNTMPRFTHNDTNNNYLWMNDMVHIEDASYLRLKNVQIGYTLPAHISQKMQMQKLRVYVSGNNLLTFTDYSGLDPEMGHGGAMGSGFDLGSYPQARSFLVGLNVTF